A region from the Paraburkholderia youngii genome encodes:
- a CDS encoding acyl-CoA dehydrogenase, with protein MSYVAPLKDMLFAITELAGIDQLAGLPGCEDASADTARAVLEEAARLHEGVLAPLNVDGDRNPSTWKDGTVSATAGFRGAFRQFTEGGWQGLQHPSEYGGQDLPKLLSTPCIEMLNAANLSLGLCPLLTDGAIEALLTAGSEELKQRYVTKMISGEWTGTMNLTEPQAGSDLSLVRTRAEPQGDGSYRIFGTKIFITWGEHDMTENIVHLVLARTPNAPEGVKGISLFVVPKFLVNEDGSLGERNDVHCVSIEHKLGIKASPTAVLQFGDHGGAIGQLVGEENRGLEYMFIMMNAARFAVGVQGVAISDRAYQQAVAYAKERVQSRPVDGSAKQSVAIIQHPDVRRMLSTMRALTEGARALAYVSASHCDLAHRHPDGATRANHQAIYEYLVPIVKGWSTEMSLEVTSLGVQVHGGMGFIEETGAAQYYRDARILPIYEGTTAIQANDLVGRKTMRDNGEVAGMLLAQIDATLDAVQEHPSYGTNAAFQAMHRHLSAGRDALHSAVRYVVENVKSDPNAVFAGSVSYLMLAGVVLAGWQVARSLVLAADKRDEDPGFYDAKIATAHTYATQILPRAIALEATIRGARDGEGALALREDQF; from the coding sequence ATGAGCTACGTCGCGCCTCTCAAAGACATGCTGTTTGCAATCACGGAACTGGCTGGAATCGACCAACTGGCGGGCTTGCCCGGCTGCGAGGACGCGAGCGCCGATACCGCTCGCGCGGTGCTCGAAGAAGCCGCGCGCCTGCACGAAGGCGTGCTCGCGCCGCTGAACGTGGACGGCGACCGCAACCCGAGCACGTGGAAGGACGGCACGGTGAGCGCCACGGCCGGTTTCAGGGGCGCGTTTCGTCAATTCACCGAAGGCGGCTGGCAGGGTTTGCAACATCCGTCTGAATACGGCGGTCAGGACTTGCCCAAGCTTCTGTCGACGCCCTGCATCGAAATGCTCAACGCCGCCAACCTGTCGCTGGGGCTGTGCCCGCTCTTGACCGACGGCGCCATCGAAGCGCTGCTGACGGCGGGTAGCGAAGAACTGAAGCAGCGCTACGTGACGAAGATGATTTCCGGCGAGTGGACCGGCACGATGAACCTGACCGAGCCGCAGGCGGGCTCCGACCTGTCGCTGGTGCGCACCCGCGCCGAGCCGCAGGGCGACGGCTCGTACCGGATCTTCGGCACGAAGATTTTCATCACATGGGGCGAGCACGATATGACGGAAAACATCGTGCATCTGGTGCTCGCACGTACGCCGAACGCACCGGAAGGTGTGAAAGGCATTTCGCTGTTCGTCGTGCCGAAGTTCCTCGTCAATGAAGACGGCTCGCTCGGCGAGCGCAACGACGTGCATTGCGTGTCGATCGAACACAAGCTCGGCATCAAGGCGAGCCCGACGGCAGTGCTGCAGTTCGGCGATCACGGCGGCGCGATCGGGCAGCTTGTCGGCGAGGAGAACCGCGGTCTGGAGTACATGTTCATCATGATGAATGCCGCGCGCTTCGCGGTGGGCGTGCAAGGCGTGGCGATCTCGGATCGCGCGTACCAGCAGGCCGTCGCGTATGCGAAGGAGCGCGTGCAGAGCCGTCCGGTGGATGGCTCCGCGAAGCAGTCGGTCGCGATCATCCAGCACCCGGACGTGCGCCGCATGCTGTCGACGATGCGCGCACTGACCGAAGGCGCACGCGCGCTGGCCTATGTGTCGGCGTCGCACTGCGATCTCGCGCATCGTCATCCGGACGGCGCGACGCGTGCGAATCATCAGGCGATCTATGAATACCTGGTGCCGATCGTAAAGGGCTGGAGCACGGAGATGTCGCTGGAGGTGACGAGTCTCGGCGTGCAGGTGCACGGCGGCATGGGCTTCATCGAGGAAACCGGCGCCGCGCAGTACTACCGCGACGCGCGCATTCTGCCGATCTACGAAGGCACGACGGCGATTCAGGCGAACGACCTCGTCGGCCGCAAGACCATGCGCGACAACGGCGAGGTGGCCGGGATGCTGCTCGCCCAGATCGACGCGACGCTGGACGCGGTGCAAGAGCACCCCTCGTATGGTACGAACGCGGCTTTCCAGGCGATGCACCGTCATCTGTCCGCCGGCCGCGACGCGTTGCACAGCGCGGTGCGCTACGTGGTCGAGAACGTCAAGAGCGATCCGAATGCGGTGTTCGCGGGCAGTGTCTCTTATCTGATGCTTGCGGGCGTCGTGCTCGCGGGTTGGCAAGTCGCCCGCTCGCTGGTGCTCGCTGCCGACAAGCGCGATGAAGACCCGGGCTTCTACGACGCGAAGATCGCGACCGCGCACACCTACGCGACGCAGATATTGCCCCGTGCGATCGCGCTCGAAGCGACGATCCGCGGCGCTCGCGATGGCGAAGGCGCGCTGGCGCTGCGCGAAGACCAGTTCTGA
- a CDS encoding AraC family transcriptional regulator, which translates to MQAPGATVPISLVNGFLGSVGTRPDIVDRHLSGANIPRALLDQPGARVTEEQFSTLYRSLAIELDDEMPGIFSRPLRSGALKFLCLSLLDAPNLETAMHRFGQFFHLVLDDFHFESRRGDLVATLALHPGSTGAQPGMLGQELMLKLAHGIASWLIGQRIALLQVQFAFPRPAHALEYLYLFPGPAKFDCNQTSMQFSSSYFDLPVRQRKANLRRFLARAPEDWIFVSFNEQLFSHRVREHLASRLPDVPSIEEAAEGLHCSVRTLCRHLAAEGTAFQVLKDELRRDIAIQRLTGTHEPIAIIAGDVGFGDPTAFHRAFRHWTGSTPAAYRRGG; encoded by the coding sequence ATGCAAGCTCCTGGCGCCACCGTACCGATCTCGCTCGTCAATGGGTTCCTCGGCAGCGTCGGGACGCGGCCGGATATCGTCGACCGGCACCTGTCCGGCGCGAACATCCCGCGCGCGCTGCTGGACCAGCCTGGCGCGCGCGTCACCGAGGAACAGTTCTCGACGCTCTACCGCTCGCTCGCGATCGAACTCGACGATGAGATGCCCGGCATTTTTTCGCGCCCGCTGCGCAGCGGCGCGCTCAAGTTTCTGTGTCTGAGCCTGCTGGATGCGCCGAATCTCGAAACCGCGATGCATCGGTTCGGCCAGTTCTTCCATCTGGTGCTCGACGACTTCCATTTCGAGTCGCGCCGCGGCGACCTCGTTGCGACGCTGGCCTTGCATCCGGGAAGCACGGGAGCGCAACCGGGCATGCTGGGCCAGGAGCTGATGCTGAAGCTCGCGCATGGGATCGCGTCCTGGCTGATCGGCCAGCGCATTGCGTTGCTCCAGGTGCAGTTCGCCTTTCCTCGTCCTGCTCACGCGCTCGAGTACCTCTATCTGTTTCCCGGACCGGCGAAGTTCGACTGCAATCAGACCTCGATGCAGTTCAGCAGTAGCTATTTCGACCTGCCCGTGCGCCAGCGCAAGGCGAACCTGCGCAGGTTTCTCGCTCGTGCGCCGGAAGACTGGATCTTCGTGTCGTTCAACGAGCAGCTGTTCAGTCATCGCGTGCGGGAACATCTCGCGTCCCGGCTGCCCGACGTCCCATCCATCGAAGAGGCGGCGGAAGGCCTGCACTGTTCGGTCAGAACGCTGTGCCGTCATCTTGCCGCCGAGGGCACGGCGTTCCAGGTGCTCAAGGACGAACTGCGCCGCGACATCGCGATCCAGCGCCTGACCGGCACGCACGAGCCCATCGCCATCATCGCCGGCGACGTCGGCTTCGGCGACCCCACCGCATTCCACAGGGCGTTCCGTCACTGGACCGGCAGCACCCCGGCGGCCTATCGCCGGGGTGGCTGA
- a CDS encoding class I SAM-dependent methyltransferase — MSNQPHIAPDSTAARVALWRALHVQADAPPHVLEDEVGLQLLAPAEDWRSRGDMDPRFTRPFRASIVARARFIEDLVVEQAGRGVDQYVILGAGLDSFAQRRPDIASRLTVFEVDPPGPQTWKRERLSELGYGLPDWLRFVPVDFEAGDSWRQRLVAEGFDESRPAVVVSTGVSMYLTTEANAATLREVAGLARGSTFAMTFLLPLEMADPDVRPGLEMAEKGARASGTPFISFFMPQQMIAMAREAGFDDARHVSAADLTQRYFAARTDGLRPPANAEELLVANT, encoded by the coding sequence ATGAGCAACCAACCACACATCGCACCCGACAGCACCGCCGCGCGCGTCGCGCTATGGCGTGCGCTGCACGTGCAGGCCGACGCGCCGCCGCACGTGCTCGAAGACGAAGTCGGCTTGCAATTGCTGGCTCCCGCCGAGGATTGGCGCAGCCGCGGCGACATGGACCCGCGGTTCACGCGGCCGTTTCGCGCGTCGATCGTCGCGCGCGCACGCTTTATCGAGGATCTGGTCGTCGAGCAGGCCGGCCGCGGTGTCGATCAATACGTGATCCTGGGGGCCGGTCTCGACAGCTTCGCGCAACGCCGGCCCGACATCGCGTCGCGGCTCACCGTGTTCGAGGTCGATCCGCCGGGACCGCAAACGTGGAAGCGTGAGCGGCTCAGCGAATTGGGTTACGGCCTGCCGGACTGGCTGCGTTTCGTGCCGGTCGACTTCGAAGCGGGCGATAGCTGGCGGCAGCGTCTCGTCGCCGAAGGCTTCGACGAAAGCAGGCCGGCCGTCGTCGTGTCGACCGGCGTCAGCATGTATCTGACCACAGAGGCGAATGCGGCGACGCTGCGCGAAGTGGCCGGGCTCGCGCGCGGTTCGACGTTCGCGATGACGTTCCTGTTGCCGCTGGAGATGGCGGACCCGGATGTGCGCCCCGGACTCGAAATGGCGGAGAAGGGCGCGCGTGCGAGCGGTACACCGTTCATCAGCTTCTTCATGCCGCAGCAGATGATCGCCATGGCGCGTGAAGCGGGCTTTGACGACGCGCGGCATGTGTCCGCGGCCGATCTGACGCAGCGCTACTTCGCGGCTCGCACGGATGGACTGCGCCCGCCGGCCAATGCGGAGGAACTGCTGGTGGCGAATACTTAG